The Salicibibacter halophilus DNA window ATGAATTGGAACAACTGGTGCATTCACTCTCCCAAAAAATGTATGAGCAAATGGCTCAACAGGCACAAGAAGAACAAGGGGAGCAAGGGGAAGGCGAAGGCCAATCCCAGGATGAGGACGTCGTTGACGCCGATTACGAAGAAGTGGACGACGAAAACGACGATCAACAAAATAAAGCATAGCCGCAAACAGCAATTTTACACTATCAAAAAGTATAACTGCTTTGGGTGATAGTATAAGAAAAGACTTTGACTTTCGCCATTTTTGGCGATAAGTCAAGTTTTTCTAACGTCAAAGTCAGGGTCTCTTGGCTTTGACTTTTTCACTTAATCACGGATGTGAGTATATGGGTTGCGACTTGTGGCAAGGCAATGTAAGATAGCTTCATGCTTGAAATTGAACGGGAGTGAATTGGAGAATGAGCAAACGGGACTTCTACGAAGTACTCGGTGTCGATGAAAATGCATCCGCGGATGAGATAAAAAAATCGTACCGTAAATTAGCGCGCAAATATCATCCCGATGTCAATAGTGAACCTGGCGCCGAGGAAAAGTTCAAGGAAGTGAAAGAGGCTTATGATACGCTGAGCGACCCGCAAAAGAAAGCGAATTACGATCAATTCGGACATGCCGATCCAAATCAAGGGTTTGGCGGTGCCGGAGACTTTGGCGGCAGTGGCTTCGGGGATATCTTCGATATGTTTTTCGGAGGTGGCGGACGCCGGGATCCGAATGCACCGCGCCAAGGGGCAGATTTACAATATACGATGACCTTGGAGTTCAAGGAATCGATCTTCGGCAAAGACACCGAAATTGAAATTCCGCGCGAAGAGTCATGCCAGACGTGTTCCGGATCAGGAGCGAAGCCAGGCACAAACCCTGACACATGCGGTCGTTGCGGCGGCAGCGGTCAATTGAACATTGAGCAAAGCACGCCATTCGGCCGTGTCGTCAACCGTCGGGTTTGCGATCAATGCGAAGGCGCGGGCAAAATTATTAAAGAAAAATGTAAGACTTGCGCTGGCGCAGGCAAAGTAACGAAACGCAAAAAAGTACGCGTGAATATCCCTGCCGGCATCGATCATGGACTGCAACTACGTCAAGCAGGACACGGAGAAGCAGGTGTGAACGGCGGCCCCCCGGAGATTTATTTATCGTTATCAACGTCAAGCCGCATGAATTCTTCGAACGGGATGGCGATGATGTTCGTTGCGATATGCCGTTAACATTTTCCCAGGCAGCGCTCGGGGACGAAATCGAAGTGCCGGCTTTGGAAGGGAAAGTAAAAATTAAAGTTCCCGCCGGGACACAAACAGGCCGAAGTTTCCGACTTCGCGGCAAAGGAGCTCCCAATGTTCATGGCCGCGGCACGGGGGATCTGATCGTTAGCGTTCGTGTGATCACACCGAAGAAACTAAATGATCGACAGAAAGAACTGTTGAAAGAGTTCGCTGAAGAAAGTGGCGAAGAAGTGGATGAGCACAGCAACAATTTTTTTGACAAGGTAAAGCGTGCATTTCGAGGAGACTGAGACCCGTTAGGCTTTCCATTATTTTGGGAAGCCCCTTTTGGTTGCCATGCAGAATAGCTACCGACCTGGGGGATAAAGTACCCCGGAGGAGGTGAAGGGATGAATTGGATCGAATACCGAATACATACAACACATGAAGGCGCTGATGCCGTCTCGCATATGCTGACGGAGCAAGGGTCGAATGGCATTGTCGTGGAGGATGCAAACGATCGAAAGGAACGTCCGAAACGAGCCGATGAAATAGGACAACCACCCGTTGAACATTTGCCGATGGAAGGCGTGGTGTTAAAAGCTTATTTTCCTGAAAGTGCACAAAAAGATGATGCTATTCGAACGGGCTTAGCTGAGTTACAACAGCGATTGGATCTCGATATGGGACAGTTAACGGTCGATACCGAAGTGGTCAAAGAAGAGAACTGGGAAAAAGCGTGGAAAACGTATTATAAACCAATTCAAGTTTCTGAAAACCTGATCATTACCCCTTCTTGGGAAAACGTGCAACGTGGAACGGATGATGTCGTCGTTGAGCTCGACCCGGGAATGGCGTTTGGAACAGGCGCTCATGCCACAACCATTCTTTGCTTACAAGCCCTTGAACATATTGTTAATGCAGGGGACACCGTGATTGATGTAGGCACAGGCTCAGGTGTATTGAGTATCGCGGCTGCCAAATTCGGGGCAGATTCCGTATATGCCTATGATGCGGATGAAGTAGCCGTTAACGTTGCGAAGGAAAATGTGGCTATCAATCAAGTCGAAGATAAAGTGACCGTGATGAAAAGCAATTTATTTTCCCATATAGAAGGAAAGGGCGGTATCATAGTGGCCAATTTGCTGGCTGATATCCTCATTCGAATGGCCCCGGATATAAAAGCTCACCTTAACGATCATGGATTTCTGCTCGTCTCCGGCATTATCGAGAATAAAAAAACGGAGGTACGCAAAGCATTGGAAAAAGAAGGATTTATCGTTGCGCAAACTTGGGAGCAAGAAGATTGGACAGCCATCTTATTACAACGGGAAGATTAGTGCATATTCCGCTTAATCATAGGCAGTGCGAGGTTTTGCCCCAAACATGCAGGAAATGAGCGAAATCATCCAACATACGAAACGAGGAAATAACCATGCAGCGCTATTTCGTAGGAGATGACCAATGGTCGGGCAATATCGTGACATTAAAAGGAGAACAGGCACACCATATCTCTCGCGTGATGCGTATGTCTTCCGGAGATGTTATCATTTGTATAAATGATCAAGGGGAAGCAGCGTATTGCCGGATAACCCAAATGGAGCCGGATCATATTACGTGCAGGATCGAGGAGGACTTGTCCTCGGATACCGAACTTCCGGTACATATTACCGTGGCACAAAGTGATTTAAAAGCCGACAAATATGAATGGGTTGTACAAAAAAGCACGGAATTAGGCGTTGGAGCCATTACCGGTTTTTCCGCTGACCATTCCGTCGTCAAGTGGGATGCCAAAAAAAGTGCGAAAAGGATCGCCCGTTTTCAAAAAATAACCCGGGAATCGGCAGAGCAATCGGAGCGATTGAAAATCCCCGTGATTGAGCGAAAATCGTCACTGGATGAGGTTTTAAAAGAAACACAGCCACAGCCATACGACCATAAATGGATCATGTCCGAACGAAGCGCGAGGGAAGGCGAACACCATAGCTTTGACGATGCTTTACGTCAGCTGCAACCTTCAGCACGTATTTTACTCGTCTTCGGACCTGAAGGCGGCTTTTCCATCCGTGAACACCAAATGGCGATTGATTTAGGGTGTAAGCCGGTGAGTTTGGGGGCAAGAATTTTACGGGCGGAAACGGCACCGGTGGCAACGCTTGCCATGTTGGTATATCAACTGGAGCTAAAGAGGTGAAAATATGTCGACAGTAGCTTTTCATACACTTGGGTGCAAAGTAAATCATTATGAGACCGAAGCGATTTGGCAGCTATTTCATAAGGCGGGCTACGAACAATCGGAATCGCAAGCTGATGTTTATGTCATTAACACATGTACCGTTACAAATACAGGGGATAAAAAAAGCCGCCAAGCCATTCGCCGTTGTATTCGTCAAAATCCGGATGCCGTTATTTGTGTCACCGGATGTTATGCACAAACATCACCGGCAGAAGTGATGGACATTCCGGGTGTGGATATCGTTGTAGGAACACAGGATCGTTCGAAAATGATCGGGTATATTGAAGATTTTAAGCGATCGCGTGAGCCGATTAATGGCGTCAGTAATATTATGAAAACGCGCGTATATGAGGAACTGGATGTTCCTGCATTTACTGACCGTACGCGAGCAAGCTTGAAAATTCAGGAAGGATGCAATAACTTCTGCACATTTTGCATCATTCCGTGGGCGCGCGGCTTATTACGTTCCAGACAGCCGGAAGATGTTTTGGCACAAGCCCGTCAGCTCGTTTCGGCAGGGTATAAGGAAATCGTCCTTACAGGCATTCATACAGCCGGCTACGGCGAGGACTTTAAAGACTACAATTTTGCGGCGCTGTTACGTGAACTCGAACAGGTCGAAGGCTTGAAACGCCTGCGGATCTCTTCTATTGAAGCAAGCCAAATCACCGATGAAGTGGTAGACGTTGTCCGCAATTCCGATACCATCGTCAACCATTTCCATATCCCGCTCCAAGCCGGTTCGGATACAGTGCTGAAACGGATGAGAAGAAAATATACCACCGCGTATTACAAAGAACGGGTGCAACGCCTGCAAGATATTTTTCCTGATTTGGCTATTACAACCGATGTTATCGTCGGTTTTCCCGGGGAGACAGAAGAAGAGTTCAGGGAAACGTACAATTTTGTTCGTGATTTGCAGTTCTCGGAAATACACGTTTTCCCTTATTCAAAACGGACGGGCACACCGGCGGCCCGCAGAGAGGACCAAGTGGATGATGACGTTAAAAAACAACGGGTCCAACAGCTTATCAGTCTCTCTGATCAATTGGCCAAAGATTACGCTTCGAAACATGAAGGGGAAGTGCTCGAGATGATTCCGGAAGAAGCTGATAAAGAAGATCCGGATAATGGAATGTATATCGGTTATACGAGTAACTATTTGAAAGTAAAAGTTCCAGCCGCTGCTGATATGGTCGGAAAGATCATACGGGTGAAAATGACAAAAGCCGGCTATCCATACAATGAAGCGGAGTTCATTCGAGTGCTTGACGACGCTGAAAAACCTCAATATGTACAAGCGTAACGATAAAGGACGAGGGCAGCGCCTTCGTCTTTTATCGTCCGCCTCCCCCGGTCAAGCGTTCTATTAGGGACGCGAATGGGCTTACAAACGGCAGCACCAACAGAGAGCAGATAAGGTTGAAAATGACAGAAGCATGAGCCACTTGTGCTGCAGGGTCAACCGCAAGCGCCATGATAACGTTGGAGAATATCCCGATCAAAGGTAAAAACAGCAGGACGCCCCCGACATTTAGGAATACGTTGGCCAGAGCGGTTTGCATGGCTCCGCGTTTGGCGCCCAGGGCGGCCAGGACAGCTGTAAGGCATGTGCCGATATTAGCGCCCATCATAATGGCAATCGCATGGTCCAATTGAATAAAGGCGTTGGCATACATTTGAATCCCGATTGCGATCGTTGCCGTACTTGATTGAATGATGGTCGCGATGATGGTGCCTCCTAAAACCGCTGTACCTGCGGACATCCCTTCATTTTCCAGCAACCAATCGGTCCATCCTTGTCCGGTAAGTTCTTGTCCCCATGAACTCATGCCATCCATCGCGAGAAACATGCAGCCGACGCCACAAAGAATCGTCCCCGGAAGAAATAGCTTTCGTACGCGCGATAACAAACAGAGGATCCCGGCCCCCATGGATAACAGTCCGAGCGTTTCACCTGAAAAAACAAGAATTTCAAGCGTTAAGGTAGTCCCAACGTTGCTGCCGAGCATGATCCCGATGGTTTGACGGAAAGGAATAATACCGGCGGCCACAAGACTGACCGCAAGCACCATCACAGCAGAGCTGCTCTGCAACAGAGCCGTCGCCGCGAAACCAACGAGAAACCCGGAAAATGGGTGAAGCGTGCTGTTTACGACTAACGTTCGCACATGTTTAGGGGGAGACTGCCCAAGCCCCGTCCGAATAAGCGTAACGCCGAAAAGGAAAATGAAAATATACACGATCATGATTAAGAGTGAATAGTCCATTGCTCGTCCTCCGTATTCCATATCTATGGCCAGAGAGGAGCAGTTATGTTAAAAACAAGCTGGGCAATCGCTATACAAAAAGAAAGAAGAAAGCATTTGTTTGTTGCATTTCTAGCTGTTTTCCGATACAATTTTGTTAAATGAACGAACTTGCCCCAGGGACAAGTTACGTCATGATTCGTGAGCGGTTGTGCGGAGGGAGGGATTCAAATGTCTGAAACACGTATACGTAAAAATGAGTCACTCGATTCAGCTCTGCGTCGTTTTAAGAAAGACGTGTCCAAGAATGGAAAATTGGCCGAAGTTCGTAAAAGGAAACATTATGAAAAGCCAAGCGTGAAACGAAAGAAAAAATCGGAAGCGGCTCGCAAGCGAAAGTTTTGATTTTGTTGAATGCTTATAATCAAAACGTCCCGTTAACGACTGCGTTTCGTTTGACAATCAATTAAATGCATGTCTTCTGGGAGCAATCCCCCGGGGTATATTCTCACCGGGGGTTTATATTTGCGATTTTTCCCCGGAAAAATGTGTACTTCACCCTGTCTCCGGGTGATCACGTACCTAGTCTGCTCCCATTTGTACATATCGTACACGCTTTCCTCTTTAAGATGTTGTAATAAAAGTACGGGAAAAGAGCTTACGAAATTTCGATTGAGTTCGGCATGACTATCTTGGAATGAAGCAATTATTTTCTAAAACTTCCGGCTCTTTTTGAACCCGCATTTTAAAGTGTGATTTCTTGTCGAGGTCAAAAAAGTTTGATTTAATGGAAGTAAGGTTGTGCTTCCGCGTGTGACATGAAGGGTGTACGATACTTCCGGGAAGGGGCGTGAATAAATGGAGAAACATGTACGCATCTCATTCTTCCTGTTTTTGATGATTGTTGCCGGGATGATGATGCCGTTTTTCTCTAGTGCACAAAGTGATGACGCCACCGTTCATTTCATCCCTGTGGAGCAGACGGTTGAAAGCGGATTAGAAGCATTTCTGGATCGTTCGATTACGGAGGCAATAGAAGAAGGGGCCGATCACATTGTCCTGGAAATTGACACGCCGGGCGGAGCTGTAGATGCGGCAAGTAACATCGCGGAGATTGTCCAGAATGCAGAAGTCCCCATTACTGCTTACGTTACCTCTGAAGCTTTGTCGGCGGGGGCGTATATTGCGCTCAATGCGGATAATATTGTGATGGATCCACGAGCCCAGATGGGCAATGCAGCCGTTGTAGACGGTTCGGGCAATACGGCCGGGGACAAAGCGCAGGAAGCTTGGGAGTCCAACATGGAAACAGCTGCCCAAAGCAGTGAGCACGATCGCGATCCGGAATATGCGAGAGCGATGGCTGACCCGGAAGAACTGTTGACGTTGGATGCAGAGCAGGCGCTTGAAATCGACTATGCCGAGGAAGTCGTCACCGATCGCGAAGAAGTTTTGGCATATTTGGGATTGGAAGGCGCTGAGCAAGTCGAATCGGAAGTGAGCCTCGCTGAACAGTTGACACGCTGGGTGACGAATCCGATGATTATTCCGATATTGCTGACGGTAGGAGGCGTCGGTTTACTCATGGAGTTGTTCACACCCGGGTTCGGGCTTCCGGGACTATTCGGGCTAGGTTCATTGGGACTATTTTTCTTCGGCCATCTATTTGCAGGATTTGCAGGAATGGAAGCGATTATCTTGCTCATCCTCGGATTGGTTTTAATAGGTGTGGAGGTTGTTTTTACCGGTTTTGGCATATTTGGAGTGCTGGGGCTGGCATCAATCATCGGAAGTATTTTCTTGGCTTCATTTGACACGACCCAAATTTTGCTTTCTGTCTTCATTGCGATGGTCGTGATCGTCGTCGCGACGGTATTGCTGTTTAAGTATTTTGGTAAAATTGGATTTATGCAAAAGCTTGTATTGCAGAACGCCTCGGAACCTTTCGAGGATCCAGGAGAAACGGTTTCAGATGATGATCTCATCGGTCAAATCGGCCGGTCCTTAACACCTTTGCGCCCTTCAGGCTTGATGGTGCTCGCGGGGGAAAATTATGATGTCGTCACTGACGGGGTTTACGTGGAAGCCGACAGTGATGTGAGAGTCATATCTGTTTCCGGCCCTCGTATTGTTGTGAGGGTTGTTAACTAGTAGACAGCAGTGTTGAAAATAAGGAGGAGTTTTTGTGCCAACAGAAATAATCGCGCTCGTAGCGATAGCCATTGCCGTTATTCTACTTGGGATTCTCTTTACGTTTATTCCGGTCGGCCTATGGATTGCTGCTTGGGCAGCTAATGTGAGAATCGGGATTTTCCAACTGGTCGGGATGCGTTTGCGGCGTATTGTACCGAAACGTGTCGTCAATCCGTTGGTAAAGGCTAAAAAAGCAGGCTTGGATTTAAAACTGAATAAACTGGAAGGCCACTATCTGGCTGGAGGTAACGTTGACCGGGTGGTAAACGCTCTAATCGCCGCTCACCGTGCCAATATTGAATTGACGTTTGAGCGTGGGGCAGCGATTGACCTCGCCGGGCGTGACGTCCTCGAAGCCGTTCAAATGAGCGTTAACCCGAAAGTGATTGAGACGCCGTTTATCGCCGGTGTGGCGATGGACGGGATTGAAATTAAAGCAAAATCCCGCATTACCGTACGGGCAAACATTGACCGCCTTGTCGGGGGTGCCGGTGAAGAAACAATCATCGCCCGTGTAGGGGAGGGGATTGTCTCCACCATTGGTTCCAATGATGACCACAAGGCAGTGCTTGAGAATCCGGATATGATTTCACAAACGGTTTTGAGTAAAGGCCTTGATTCCGGTACAGCTTTCGAGATCCTTTCCATCGATATTGCCGACATCGATATTGGCAAGAATATTGGTGCCGAATTGCAGACGGATCAAGCAGAAGCCGATAAGAAAATCGCGCAGGCAAAAGCGGAAGAACGCCGTGCCATGGCTGTAGCGCAAGAACAAGAAATGAATGCCCGCGTCGAAGAAATGCGCGCCAGAGTCGTCGAGGCAGAGGCAGAAGTGCCGCAAGCAATGGCTGAAGCACTGCGCTCCGGAAATCTGGGCGTAATGGATTACTACAATTTGCAGAATGTGGAAGCTGATACCGATATGAGAAAGAACATCGGAAAATCGACAAAAGATGATGACGAAAATATCAGAGACCCCCACCAAGATATCGATCGGTGATGATATGAGGTAAAAAAGGGGGATAAAACCTTGGATTTACTGTTTATATTCATTCTCATCTTCATCGCGATGACGATTTTTAACGCTATCAGCAATGCGCAACAAAAGAAAGAAGGCGGGGGTCGTTCCCGGCCGGGGACAGACCCGGCTCGCCAGCCTTCATCCGACACATCCGGCAATGATAGGCAAGGGGGAGGCGGTGCGTTCGGAGACCTCAGAAGACAGTTCGAGGATATGATGAACGAAGACGATCGCCCGACAGAACAGACACCTCGAGCAGAACGCCAAGTGTATCGGGAAGAGAACACGACAGAAACAAGCAGCGCGCACGCAGAGTATGAACAGCAGCGGGAGCGGCTGCGCCGTGAACGTGAAAATGCGAAGCGGCGATTGGAAAACGCTGATGCACCGGTAGCGGCTCCGAGCAGACAGAGCCGGAAAAACGAAGCGCTTCCCTTTTCCGCTCTATCGGGCAATGATGTCGTTAAAGGCGTGATTTGGTCAGAGGTGCTTGGGGAACCGAGAGCCAGAAAGCCCCACAGGACGAATCGAATGATGAAACGATAGAACGCGGCCTCCGGTCAGCGTTCTTTTTTTGAAAGATAAGAAAGTATAAATTTTGGCCCCTTCTATGCCGGGGAATGTGTTAGGGTGGAGGTATGGAACCTAATATTCTTCGACGTATATTCTTTGACCACCATCAACATTGGGAACAATTTGTCGAAAAACATGGGGATCGTATCCGCCCCATTGTCCATAAAGAAGTGGGAAAATTCCGGGATTGCGGGAATCCTGAGAACGGATTCAAGCTCTTTGTATGCGAAGGATGCCATGAGACCCGAAAAGTTCCCTATCGTTGTAAAGGTCGATTTTGTACGACTTGTTCGATCGGCGAGAGCGAGGAATGGAGTCGTCTGCTCATGGAAGATGTGTTCCAGGTGAACCATCGTCATGTGATTTTGACCATCGATGAAGGTCTACGAGACGTGTTTCTTCTCCACCGGGAACTATTGAAAACAATGATGGATGAAGGTGCACGGCTGATCAAAGAATACTTCGAGAAGAAAGGCAAAGTGACCCCGGGGATCATGGTGGGGTTACATACATTTGGCTCCCAAGTCAATTTCAACCCCCACATTCACATGCTGGTGACAATGGGCGGGATGACAAAGAAAGGGGCATGGAAAACGTATGATTTTCTCCCCTTCCAGATGCTTCGCAAACAATGGCAAACCGTTGTTTTGAAGCTGATTCGCAAGCATTTATCCGGAAAGGACAAGAAACGTGTGCAAGCGCGTCTCCAAAAAGCGTTTTCCAAAAACGGAAAGGGCTTTTATATCTATGCCCCTAAACACCGGGGAAAGGTGCAAGACCAACTCCGGTATATTGGCCGTTATATGCGTCGACCGGCGATTGGCATCAATCGGATCGAGGCCTATGACGGGCAAATGGTGACGTTTACGTATCACGATAAAATGGACGGAAAAGAGAAGGATGAAACGATAAGTGTCGAGGCCTTTATCATGCGTCTGATCCGTCATATTCCGGATGAACAGTTTAAAACGATCCGCCATTACGGGCTATACTCGAGAAGAACGAAAAACTTGAGTAAAAAGGTACTGGCGGCCTGGCAAAAAACGAAGAAGAAGTGGATCACCCAGGTCAAGCGAACCCTGAGCCGCCAAACCTGGAGAGAACGGGTCATGGCCAGCGGACATAAGGATCCTCTGCGGTGTCCCAAATGCGATAACTACTTTGAGTACAAGGGAGAAGTCTGTCTTGAGAATGGGCGATTAGTGGTTAAAGTCGCCTTGGGTGAAACAGCCAGAAGCTATTTGGAAAGGGAGGTCGGTCATGTCCCCCGTATCGAAACACCGAAAAAAGAAACAAAAAAAGAAGAAGAAACCCTCGAAGAACCGGCATCCCAAGACCGTCAACTTTCTTTGTTTACAGTGTCATGAACAAGAAGCGATCCCTTACACAGTGGTACGCGATTTTGACGAAAGGGATCCCGGCGACCCCAGTGTCCCACCTATGTTTGCCTGCCAACAATGTGAAGGGGAGATGTATCCGGAGTATTATAAAAGCGTTCACGGTTATGAGTACCGGCTATCGGACAGGCAGTGATCATGACAAGGACCTAGCTTGGGCGGT harbors:
- the prmA gene encoding 50S ribosomal protein L11 methyltransferase, giving the protein MNWIEYRIHTTHEGADAVSHMLTEQGSNGIVVEDANDRKERPKRADEIGQPPVEHLPMEGVVLKAYFPESAQKDDAIRTGLAELQQRLDLDMGQLTVDTEVVKEENWEKAWKTYYKPIQVSENLIITPSWENVQRGTDDVVVELDPGMAFGTGAHATTILCLQALEHIVNAGDTVIDVGTGSGVLSIAAAKFGADSVYAYDADEVAVNVAKENVAINQVEDKVTVMKSNLFSHIEGKGGIIVANLLADILIRMAPDIKAHLNDHGFLLVSGIIENKKTEVRKALEKEGFIVAQTWEQEDWTAILLQRED
- a CDS encoding 16S rRNA (uracil(1498)-N(3))-methyltransferase is translated as MQRYFVGDDQWSGNIVTLKGEQAHHISRVMRMSSGDVIICINDQGEAAYCRITQMEPDHITCRIEEDLSSDTELPVHITVAQSDLKADKYEWVVQKSTELGVGAITGFSADHSVVKWDAKKSAKRIARFQKITRESAEQSERLKIPVIERKSSLDEVLKETQPQPYDHKWIMSERSAREGEHHSFDDALRQLQPSARILLVFGPEGGFSIREHQMAIDLGCKPVSLGARILRAETAPVATLAMLVYQLELKR
- the mtaB gene encoding tRNA (N(6)-L-threonylcarbamoyladenosine(37)-C(2))-methylthiotransferase MtaB is translated as MSTVAFHTLGCKVNHYETEAIWQLFHKAGYEQSESQADVYVINTCTVTNTGDKKSRQAIRRCIRQNPDAVICVTGCYAQTSPAEVMDIPGVDIVVGTQDRSKMIGYIEDFKRSREPINGVSNIMKTRVYEELDVPAFTDRTRASLKIQEGCNNFCTFCIIPWARGLLRSRQPEDVLAQARQLVSAGYKEIVLTGIHTAGYGEDFKDYNFAALLRELEQVEGLKRLRISSIEASQITDEVVDVVRNSDTIVNHFHIPLQAGSDTVLKRMRRKYTTAYYKERVQRLQDIFPDLAITTDVIVGFPGETEEEFRETYNFVRDLQFSEIHVFPYSKRTGTPAARREDQVDDDVKKQRVQQLISLSDQLAKDYASKHEGEVLEMIPEEADKEDPDNGMYIGYTSNYLKVKVPAAADMVGKIIRVKMTKAGYPYNEAEFIRVLDDAEKPQYVQA
- a CDS encoding Na/Pi symporter, with product MDYSLLIMIVYIFIFLFGVTLIRTGLGQSPPKHVRTLVVNSTLHPFSGFLVGFAATALLQSSSAVMVLAVSLVAAGIIPFRQTIGIMLGSNVGTTLTLEILVFSGETLGLLSMGAGILCLLSRVRKLFLPGTILCGVGCMFLAMDGMSSWGQELTGQGWTDWLLENEGMSAGTAVLGGTIIATIIQSSTATIAIGIQMYANAFIQLDHAIAIMMGANIGTCLTAVLAALGAKRGAMQTALANVFLNVGGVLLFLPLIGIFSNVIMALAVDPAAQVAHASVIFNLICSLLVLPFVSPFASLIERLTGGGGR
- the rpsU gene encoding 30S ribosomal protein S21; this translates as MSETRIRKNESLDSALRRFKKDVSKNGKLAEVRKRKHYEKPSVKRKKKSEAARKRKF
- a CDS encoding NfeD family protein — protein: MEKHVRISFFLFLMIVAGMMMPFFSSAQSDDATVHFIPVEQTVESGLEAFLDRSITEAIEEGADHIVLEIDTPGGAVDAASNIAEIVQNAEVPITAYVTSEALSAGAYIALNADNIVMDPRAQMGNAAVVDGSGNTAGDKAQEAWESNMETAAQSSEHDRDPEYARAMADPEELLTLDAEQALEIDYAEEVVTDREEVLAYLGLEGAEQVESEVSLAEQLTRWVTNPMIIPILLTVGGVGLLMELFTPGFGLPGLFGLGSLGLFFFGHLFAGFAGMEAIILLILGLVLIGVEVVFTGFGIFGVLGLASIIGSIFLASFDTTQILLSVFIAMVVIVVATVLLFKYFGKIGFMQKLVLQNASEPFEDPGETVSDDDLIGQIGRSLTPLRPSGLMVLAGENYDVVTDGVYVEADSDVRVISVSGPRIVVRVVN
- the floA gene encoding flotillin-like protein FloA (flotillin-like protein involved in membrane lipid rafts), with amino-acid sequence MPTEIIALVAIAIAVILLGILFTFIPVGLWIAAWAANVRIGIFQLVGMRLRRIVPKRVVNPLVKAKKAGLDLKLNKLEGHYLAGGNVDRVVNALIAAHRANIELTFERGAAIDLAGRDVLEAVQMSVNPKVIETPFIAGVAMDGIEIKAKSRITVRANIDRLVGGAGEETIIARVGEGIVSTIGSNDDHKAVLENPDMISQTVLSKGLDSGTAFEILSIDIADIDIGKNIGAELQTDQAEADKKIAQAKAEERRAMAVAQEQEMNARVEEMRARVVEAEAEVPQAMAEALRSGNLGVMDYYNLQNVEADTDMRKNIGKSTKDDDENIRDPHQDIDR
- a CDS encoding IS91 family transposase — its product is MEPNILRRIFFDHHQHWEQFVEKHGDRIRPIVHKEVGKFRDCGNPENGFKLFVCEGCHETRKVPYRCKGRFCTTCSIGESEEWSRLLMEDVFQVNHRHVILTIDEGLRDVFLLHRELLKTMMDEGARLIKEYFEKKGKVTPGIMVGLHTFGSQVNFNPHIHMLVTMGGMTKKGAWKTYDFLPFQMLRKQWQTVVLKLIRKHLSGKDKKRVQARLQKAFSKNGKGFYIYAPKHRGKVQDQLRYIGRYMRRPAIGINRIEAYDGQMVTFTYHDKMDGKEKDETISVEAFIMRLIRHIPDEQFKTIRHYGLYSRRTKNLSKKVLAAWQKTKKKWITQVKRTLSRQTWRERVMASGHKDPLRCPKCDNYFEYKGEVCLENGRLVVKVALGETARSYLEREVGHVPRIETPKKETKKEEETLEEPASQDRQLSLFTVS